The window CGAGGGCCCACCCGCCCACATCGAAAAGACCGAGGATGGTTGGGTTTCCTGGGACGAGCAGAACCCCACGCGCTACGAGGCCGACGAAGACTGGATCAATGACTTTCTCGAACTCGTGCGCGGCGTCCAGGGCACGGGTCTCGTTGAAGAAGGCGCGGTCAATCTCTCCGACTACGGGATCAAGGACGAGGGGCCCTCCATCGAAATCCACGGCAAGCACGCCGCAGGTGCCGAGTGGACCCGGCGCATCGTGATCGGTGACAGCACCCCCGTCGGCGAAAAGCTCTACGTCACCAACCAGGACGGCAACGCGGTCTTTCTCATGGACGGCTACATGCGCGGCCAGCTCGATCGCGGCGTGGCGAACTTCCGCCCGCGTCGCCTGCTGAATTTCGAGACCGAACAGGTCGCCCGCATTGAAATCGCCCACCACGCCGGCGAGCCCTTTGCCCTCGATCGCATCGAGGGAAGCTGGAAAGTGAGCGGCAATGGCGAGGCGCTGGTCGACAACACCAAGGTCGATGCCATGCTGGGCGACCTGAAGTTCCTTGTCGTCTCGGAGTTTACCTTCGACAAGCTCGCCGACCGCGCGCCTGAATACGGGCTCTCCAGCCCCACGCAGACCATCGCCCTGAAGGATGCGTCCGGCGCAGAGCTGGCGCGTCTCCAGGTGGGAGACCGCGTGGAGGCGGCTTCGGGCGATTACTACGTCGCGACAAACAGCTCGGACGAAGTCTTCACGGTAAAGCCCGCCGCCATTGGCGAGCTGCCCAAGACGCTTGAAGACCTGGCACCGGCGCCGCCAAAACCCTCCATGCCCGAGGGCTCGAGTGAGGAGCAATCACCTGCCAATGTGCCGGCCGACATGCCGGGTGAATCCGAGGACCTTTCCGATGACTCGCCCGTGCTCGATGATACGAATCACGGCGCCATTCCCAACTAGAGCGCTTGGGCGCGGGCCCCGCGCTCGGATATAGTGGGCGAAAGAGTTTCTGGAGCCCCATGAGCGCACCCGAGAGATACGACCCGGGCGACCGGCCATCCGATCGCCTGCGCCTCGAACACGAGGCGCGCTATGCCTTTGCCGCACAGCTCGCTGAAGAGCGTGACCTGCTCGATGTAGGTTGCGGTGCGGGAATTGGTGCGCGCACATGCATCGAAGCCGGCGCGAAGTCGGCCACCCTTCTCGATGCCGACGAGGCCGCCTGCAACCTTGCCCGCGATACCCTGCACGGGCTCAAAAAGGTCGAGATTCGCCACGGCGCCGCGCAGGCACTTCCCTGGAGGAAACCGCGCTTCGATCTGGTGCTCTTCCTGGAAATCATCGAGCACCTGGAAGATCCGCGCGCCGCGCTCGAATCGCTCGCCCGCGTGCTGCGCCCACGCGGCGTCGTGGTTCTCTCCACACCTGCCATCAATGATCCCGGGAATCGCCATCACCTGCGGTGCTACGAAACCGCTGAGCAGCTCAAGGACGAACTGCGAGCGGTCTTTGCCCATGTGCGGATTTTCTCCCAGCAGGCCCTGTGCGGCAGCGCCATCGACGCGGGCAAGACCTATCCGCGCGGGCAGGTGCTCCCCACTCACTGGGTCGCGCTGGCGGGCAACGACAAGCTGCCGAGTGTGAAAAGTGCTGCAAGTTGGCATGAGCTCGACACCTACGAAGCCGCCACCCTGCGTCGCCTGGAATCCGACATTGCCCATCTCGAGCGTGAGCGCGACGCGCTCAAGGGTGAGCTCTCGGCCATGCGTCGCTCGCTTCGCTGGCGCATCACCGGCCGCCTGGCGCGCCTTCTGGGGCTGCCTGAATGAGTAGTGCCATCAGCGCGCAGGGTCTTTCGAAGACCTACCAGACCGGGCGCAGCCTGCTGCGCATTCTGGACTGGCTGGCTCGCGGCCGCCGCGCCCGAAGCAGTGCGAGCGTCCACGCGCTGGAAAACCTGGATTTCGAGGTCAGCCAGGGCGAAGCAGTCGGGCTGATCGGCCGCAATGGTGCGGGAAAAAGCACGCTCCTTCGAGTCATCGCCGGGATCCACCGGCCCAGCGCGGGCACCCTCGAAGTGGGTGGCACCACCCGCGCGGTTCTCGATCTTCAGTCGCTCTTCATCCCGCTGCTATCGGGCCGGGAGAACTTGCGATTTGGAATGCGCCTGTATGGGATTCATCCGGCTCAAACGGCCGAAGTTGAAGCCGAAGCCATCGCCTTTTCCGAGCTTGGCGATGCAATCGACGCCCCTCTGCAAACCTATTCGAGCGGCATGATGCTGCGCCTGGGGTTCTCGCTGGCCATTGCGCGGGCGCCCGAGATCCTGCTCATCGACGAGATCCTCCTGGTCGGAGACGAGTCCTTTCGCCAGAAGTGTTACGCCAAGGCGCGCGAGTTGCTGCAGGAGGGAACCACGGTCCTGTTTGCCTCGCACGATCTCTATCTGATTGAAAAACTCTGCCCGCGCACTCTGTGGCTCGAGCGCGGCCAGCTTTCCTCGGACGGCCCCTCGGGCGCGGTGATTGAGGAATACCAGCGCTTTCTCGACATCGATCCCAACATACAGCTCTCGGGCAAGAATGCCGAAGAGCTCAAAGAATGGATCTACCGCAAGTCGGAGGTCTCTCCCTTTCATGTGCGCGCGCTGAGCTGCGTGGATGGGGACGGCAATTCAAAGAGCCGCTTCCAGAGCGGCGATGCATTTGGCGTCGAAGCCGTGATCGAGCCCGAAGGCGATCAGCGCGAGCTTCACATCATCTTCTTCATCCACCGGCCCGACGGCACGCTGGTTGCGCAGGATGCGCACGTGGTTGAACTCGGCGACAACGCCGGCTCAATCCGCGTGACATTTTCAGTGGATAGCCTGCCGCTGGGGTCCGGTGACTACTACGTGCACCTGGTCCTGAGCGAGGAAGACCCGGTGGCACCGCACTTCGATTACCGCACCCAGCGGGCAAGCTTCACTGTGGACAACAGCGCCCTGGACCACCGGTTCCGCCGCGGCCTGGTTTGTCTTGACGGCAGGTGGGAGAGCGGCTCGTGAGCGCGCGCCAGATCAATCGCGCGAGCGCGTGGGCCCTCTACTGGGCGCTGGTTCGTCAGGACCTGCAGCTTCGCGTGCTGGGCTCGATGCTCGGGATGCTCTGGCTCGTGCTGCAGCCGCTGCTTTATCTCTCGTTCACCACCGTGGTGTTCTACTACGTGCTGGGCGTCCGGTTTGCCGACGGCGCCGTGGGCAGTTACGTACTGTTTCTGCTGACGGGCCTGGTCGCCTGGCTCGGCGTCAACGAAGGCATCGGCAAGGCCGCCCCCACGCTCATCGATCGCGCCAATCTGATTCGGAATTTCCCGATTCCCCGGGTGCTGGTCCCGCTCGTGCCACTCATCGCCGCGCTGGCCTATCAGGGTGTGTGTCTGCTGGCGCTCATTCTCGCCACTGCCGCGCGCGGTGAGCTCGGCTCCCAGGTCCTGATGCTCGCTCCGGCGCTCCTGCTCGAAGCGTTGCTGCTTGCCGGGATTGCGTGGCTCGTTGCCGCGGGCACGGTGCTCTATCGCGACATCCAGTATCTGCTCGCCTTCGCGCTCATGGCCTGGCTCTACCTCACGCCGATCTTCTATCCGGCCGGGCAGGTCCCGCCGCCGCTGGATCTGGTAGTCGTGCACACCAATCCGCTGGCCATGCTGGTCATCATTTTCCGGGGAGCGATTCTGGGAACGCAGGTCGCGTTCAACGTCTGGGGAACGCTGGCCTTCATCTCCCTGGCGATGTTTGCGCTGGGACTGATCGCGTTCCGGCGCGTTGAGCATGCGCTGGGAGATCTACTCTGAGCCGCGCAGCGCGCAGACCGCAAAGGGCGGCACCTCGGCAATCCGGTCACATTCGTTTTTGAAGAAGCCTGCCATGCGCACATAAGCGGCGCTCTCGAGCTGTGACTCGGCAACGCGCCGGAGTGACTGCGGCGGGTAGAGCAGGTGCGTGATGCCCTGGGCGCGAAGCGACGCTGCGATTCCGGCCGGCGTGTCGGCCTCGCGCGCGGCGCGGAGAAGTCTCTCGGGGAGAAATCCGTTGTCGAGAAGAACCCTGGCCGGAATGTAGTAGAAGCGATTGCCCGTCAGGACCGGATAGACCTGCGCATCCGCGCCCCAGGCGTTTCGACCGCGCTCGATGGCGCCGTATTCGGGGACCTGTTTTTCCAGATACTCCCTGCGCGTGAGCCTGCCCGAGAGATACGCGCTCGCATCGGTGTTGATGAACTGCGTTGCGATGTGGGCTGCGCCAAAGAGCGCGCCAAGCGCGCAGACAAGCCCCACAACCTGCACGGTTTTTCTGTTCCAGTCGACCTGCGGCGCGGTGCGCAGCAGCAGGACCGCCAGCGGCGGCAGGGCCGGCAAGTAGTAGCGCGCCCGGGCCGAAGCGAAGATCACCGTCAGCGCACTCACGGCGAGGAACTGAACGATCAGGCTGTTCTCGGTGGAAGCGAGTCGGCGACGTCGCAGCCACAACACCATGGGTGGCAGCACCAGCCAGAGCGGGCTCAATACGCCGTCGAAGTGTTCCTGCGAGCCTTCCAGTCCCGAGAAGAACACCCGGATTGGAACAAGAAGCTGCGCAAGCAGGGACTCTCCAAACATGTCGCGGCGCACCTGCCAGTGGCTGGCCCCAACGCCCGAGGCGGCGCCCGTCCCAAAGAGCGACCCGGCAAGCGGATAGATGGGATTGCCGGTCTCCATCAGATTGATCAGGAAGTGGGGCGCCGGAAGAAGCAGGATGAGTCCCAACGGCGCCAGGGCGCCCGGGCGCAGTTCCTTGCCACGCCGCCACCACTCGGCGATCGTTGCGCCCACAAACACCAGTGCCGCGGGCAGGGCGGAGTATTTGATGGCCAGAGCCCAGCCCACCAGCAGACTTGCCCATACGAGCCAGTGGCCCTCGCACTCATCGCTCCAGCGCGCCCAGCACAACCAGGCTCCAAGGAGCGCTGCAAGCATCGGCAGGTCGGCGTAGGCCATTCCCAGCAGGCTGTGAAAGGCGGGTGTGACCAGCCACAGCAGGGCCAACCACGGCGCAACGCGCAGCGAATCGTTGCCGGGACTCGCACGCAGCGCCATGGGAAGCACGAGGATGAGCAGACCAAAGAAGAAGTGAATGAGCCGCGCGAGCGCCTCGCTGTTCAGGTTCAGGGCCCCTGCGTAGAGCACCTGCGACCACGCGGGAAAGTAGCTGACCAGCACACCGGAAACGGGGCGGACGCTGCCTCGCTCAAGCCACAAGCCCGGCAGCGCCAGGTGGTGTGTGAGCTCATCGCGCGCCGCCGGCGGCAGCAGGCAGCAGGCAAGCGCGGGGAGTAGTAAAGCGATCATTGAAAACCAGAGCCAGCGATTGCGCGTGAGGGATTCGTGCTCCCGGCGCAGCAACATCGTTGTACCCGCGGCGAGGCTCAGCAGTGTCAGCATCAAAGCCGCACTGAGCACCCAGCCCGCGCCGACCCCGGTTGCCAGCACAAGCCAGCAGGGCAGGGCCGGTGCGGCGAGGCTCAGCCACACGCGGCGCGATTGTCTGAGGGATGAAGTCATCGACTAACAGGTTATCGGGGCGGGGGAAAAAGAAAAGGGCCGCCACAAGGGCGGCCCTTTCCAGGCTTGGACAAAGCAGAAATCAGGTGCAGCCGGCGCCCGAGTTGGCACGCGTGCCAACGGAGGCCGAGGTCTGGCAGTTGGAGTCCGAGTTGTCGTCGGTGGTGCCGTCAATCAGGTCGTCATAGAGGTTGCACGGAGCGCGCTGTGCCTCGCTGATGTACCACTGGTCGACAGCGGCGTCGGTGTCGATGTTGCCGCACATGCTGTAGCCGAAGCCATGCACAACGCCCGTACCGGTGCCGTCACCCACGATGTGGGATTCGAAGGTCGCGTTGGCCGCGGAGCAGCCGCCCGAGGTCGGCTCGCAGGTGGCCTGGCCGCCGGTGGCTTCGGTGTAGATCGAGATCGCACCGGCCGGGGCGAAACCGACGCGCCACAGGGAGTCGGTCGAGGTGGCAGCACCGCTGCCGCCGTACCACTCATACTGAGCGAAGTAGGCTTCCGAGGTCACATAGACACCGGTCAGGGTCGTGCGGGCCTCGCTCTTACGCGAGCGGGCGAGGAACGACAGGAACTTGGGAACGGCGACAGCCGCCAGGATGCCGATGATCGCGACAACGACCATCAGCTCGATGAGGGTGAAACCCTTGGATTTGCGAAGCTTATGCATGGAAATTTTCCTCCTATCCAAACTGTTACGCTTCTTGCGGTTACTTACGAATTGCCCTTACGAAGCCCTGAATAGAGCAAGCGCTGTGCCACTATCCAGTGAAGCAGATGAAAAATAAACCACCGTAATTTCAGATAGTTAGGTGCATCCAATGATTGAATGCGCATCACTTCCAGGTCCGGTGACGTGGATTGGCGCTTTCCCGGCTGCCAAATCGCAACCGACTGACAAAATTTGGCACTGCTTATCAGGCCTATCGACGCGAGGATGACACATTGCATTATTACGCGACCTTGTCCGACTGCTTGAACCCGTAGCTCTTAATCTTCCGGTAGAGGGTGGCTTTGCCAACCCCGAGGAGATCCGCCGCTTCAGCCACATTCCAGTCGGTCAGATCCAGGGCCCGGCGCATGGCCGAGCGCTCGAGTTCCTCAAGCGTGGGAAAGCTCTCCGCTGTCCAGGCCTCGGGCTGAGCCCGGGGCGAAGTCTCGGCGGCGCCGGCAACGGGGGCCCTGGCCGCAAAGAGCGATCCCTGAGTGCTCGATGCGTCCGAAGCCTCCAGCGCCGGCAGATCGATCTCCTGCTTACGTGCCAGAAGCCCGGCGCGGAAAACGCGGTTTTCAAGCTCGCGGACGTTTCCCTGCCAGGGAAGCGAACAGAGCAGATCCATCGCCTCGGGAGCGAAACCCTGAAGCGTTCGGCCCTCCTGGCGGTTGAATTTGTCGAGAAAGTGCCGCGCCAGCACAGGGATGTCCTCGCGCCGCTCACGCAGTGCGGGCAGGTGAATCGGGAAGACATTCAAGCGATAGTAGAGGTCTTCGCGGAAGGCGCCGCGCTTTACCTGATCCGAGAGATTCGCGTTCGTCGCGGCGATGATGCGCACGTCCACGTCGATGAGCCGCTGCCCGCCCACGCGCTCAACCTGCTTTTCCTGCAGCGCGCGCAGCAACTTGGCCTGCAGGGGCAGGGGAAGCTCGCCCAGCTCGTCGAGCAGCAGGGTGCCGCCGCTGGCCTGCTCGAACTTTCCAAGGCGCGCGGCCGTCGCGCCAGTGAAGGCGCCCTTTTCGTGGCCGAAGAGCTCGCTCTCCATGAGGCCCTCGGGAATGGCTGCGCAGTTGACCGCAATGAAGGGGCCGTCCCGGCGCGGACCGCTGAAGTGGATCGCCTTGGCCAGCATTTCTTTACCAGAGCCGCTCTCGCCGGTGATGAGCACCGGAACCTGGGAGTCGGTTACGCGCGAAAGCGCATCGAAGACCCGCTGCATGGCAGCACTCTCCCCAATGATTGAAGAACGCGCGTATTTCTCGTCCAGCGCCGATTCGAGCTGGCTCACGCGCCGGCTGAGCTGGCGGTTCGAGAGCGCGTTTTTCACAATGGTGGGGAGTTTTTCGAGATCCGTGGGTTTTCGCACATAATCGAAGGCACCGAGTTTCACGGCCTTCATGGCCGTTTCCACCGTCGCCTGGGCGGTAACCAGTACCACGGGCAGATCGGGGTCCTTGCGCCTGAACTCGCGCAGGGCGGCAATGCCGTCCATCTCGGGCATGTGGATGTCGCTGACCACCAGGTCAATGCCGCCCTCGGCATGCAGGGCAAGGCCCTCGCGCCCGGAGGTCGCCACGGTGGTTTCGAATCCCGCTGTCTGGAGGTTGCGTTCGAGTAGCTTACGGAAGCTCGGATCGTCGTCGATGATAAGGATTCGCATATCTCATTCTGAGAAGCTCAGCCCTTACCAGTCTCATTCTGAGTCTCTTCTTTGTATCAAAT of the Chrysiogenia bacterium genome contains:
- a CDS encoding ABC transporter permease, which produces MSARQINRASAWALYWALVRQDLQLRVLGSMLGMLWLVLQPLLYLSFTTVVFYYVLGVRFADGAVGSYVLFLLTGLVAWLGVNEGIGKAAPTLIDRANLIRNFPIPRVLVPLVPLIAALAYQGVCLLALILATAARGELGSQVLMLAPALLLEALLLAGIAWLVAAGTVLYRDIQYLLAFALMAWLYLTPIFYPAGQVPPPLDLVVVHTNPLAMLVIIFRGAILGTQVAFNVWGTLAFISLAMFALGLIAFRRVEHALGDLL
- a CDS encoding ABC transporter ATP-binding protein — translated: MSSAISAQGLSKTYQTGRSLLRILDWLARGRRARSSASVHALENLDFEVSQGEAVGLIGRNGAGKSTLLRVIAGIHRPSAGTLEVGGTTRAVLDLQSLFIPLLSGRENLRFGMRLYGIHPAQTAEVEAEAIAFSELGDAIDAPLQTYSSGMMLRLGFSLAIARAPEILLIDEILLVGDESFRQKCYAKARELLQEGTTVLFASHDLYLIEKLCPRTLWLERGQLSSDGPSGAVIEEYQRFLDIDPNIQLSGKNAEELKEWIYRKSEVSPFHVRALSCVDGDGNSKSRFQSGDAFGVEAVIEPEGDQRELHIIFFIHRPDGTLVAQDAHVVELGDNAGSIRVTFSVDSLPLGSGDYYVHLVLSEEDPVAPHFDYRTQRASFTVDNSALDHRFRRGLVCLDGRWESGS
- a CDS encoding prepilin-type N-terminal cleavage/methylation domain-containing protein, with translation MHKLRKSKGFTLIELMVVVAIIGILAAVAVPKFLSFLARSRKSEARTTLTGVYVTSEAYFAQYEWYGGSGAATSTDSLWRVGFAPAGAISIYTEATGGQATCEPTSGGCSAANATFESHIVGDGTGTGVVHGFGYSMCGNIDTDAAVDQWYISEAQRAPCNLYDDLIDGTTDDNSDSNCQTSASVGTRANSGAGCT
- a CDS encoding sigma-54-dependent Fis family transcriptional regulator, with product MRILIIDDDPSFRKLLERNLQTAGFETTVATSGREGLALHAEGGIDLVVSDIHMPEMDGIAALREFRRKDPDLPVVLVTAQATVETAMKAVKLGAFDYVRKPTDLEKLPTIVKNALSNRQLSRRVSQLESALDEKYARSSIIGESAAMQRVFDALSRVTDSQVPVLITGESGSGKEMLAKAIHFSGPRRDGPFIAVNCAAIPEGLMESELFGHEKGAFTGATAARLGKFEQASGGTLLLDELGELPLPLQAKLLRALQEKQVERVGGQRLIDVDVRIIAATNANLSDQVKRGAFREDLYYRLNVFPIHLPALRERREDIPVLARHFLDKFNRQEGRTLQGFAPEAMDLLCSLPWQGNVRELENRVFRAGLLARKQEIDLPALEASDASSTQGSLFAARAPVAGAAETSPRAQPEAWTAESFPTLEELERSAMRRALDLTDWNVAEAADLLGVGKATLYRKIKSYGFKQSDKVA
- a CDS encoding methyltransferase domain-containing protein codes for the protein MSAPERYDPGDRPSDRLRLEHEARYAFAAQLAEERDLLDVGCGAGIGARTCIEAGAKSATLLDADEAACNLARDTLHGLKKVEIRHGAAQALPWRKPRFDLVLFLEIIEHLEDPRAALESLARVLRPRGVVVLSTPAINDPGNRHHLRCYETAEQLKDELRAVFAHVRIFSQQALCGSAIDAGKTYPRGQVLPTHWVALAGNDKLPSVKSAASWHELDTYEAATLRRLESDIAHLERERDALKGELSAMRRSLRWRITGRLARLLGLPE
- a CDS encoding DUF4340 domain-containing protein; this encodes MKRNTLILLLVGLAFGAYLYFVEAEREVADESDEPALRYVVDFPTDEALSARIAVGEGPPAHIEKTEDGWVSWDEQNPTRYEADEDWINDFLELVRGVQGTGLVEEGAVNLSDYGIKDEGPSIEIHGKHAAGAEWTRRIVIGDSTPVGEKLYVTNQDGNAVFLMDGYMRGQLDRGVANFRPRRLLNFETEQVARIEIAHHAGEPFALDRIEGSWKVSGNGEALVDNTKVDAMLGDLKFLVVSEFTFDKLADRAPEYGLSSPTQTIALKDASGAELARLQVGDRVEAASGDYYVATNSSDEVFTVKPAAIGELPKTLEDLAPAPPKPSMPEGSSEEQSPANVPADMPGESEDLSDDSPVLDDTNHGAIPN